Genomic DNA from Solanum pennellii chromosome 3, SPENNV200:
AGGCTCAAAAGGTGCCAATCTAGGTTCACACTGTCACAAGTTTGACACAAAGAAGTATAACATAAACTTTATGTTCACTCTTCACAAATTGTGCCTAAGAGACCATTTCAGTCACTTTCTTCAATTAATCAATTGGACTAACAGGGAAAGATATAGGTGTCATCAAGCACAATATTCAAGACAACCTTACCACACATGACATTCaacacaattataaaaaaaaactctacaTTCTTCACCTAGCATGCAATGATCATCACAAGAGACGGAATCAACAACCGTCTTGTCACAAGGAGATGCTAGGAGTttacatatgacttatgtaACTCAATTTGACACATTGTAGTCACACACTCATATCATTCAATTTAAAGCTCTATTCAAGTTATTGTTATTGATCAAAACTGACAATCAAAATTGCAAGAGAACAACCATAACCAAACACACCAAAAGatgacaatattatttttaaaaaaattggttcaaaaccattttgaaattcaaaacaAAGGACAAACACAATAgatcaacatcatacatataaAACACAAATACAATCCAACATTtacaaatgaataaaaaatatccaTAAAACATCCCAAAAGAGGTAGGTATAGAAATATCTCACCCCGCCAAACTAGTCTAGCAGTTGtcctcaaattcaaaaaaatatagaaacaaaACAAGATAATAATAGAAAAGGAGTTGAAAATCTTCCATCCAGGCTAAGTCTGGGTGAAGTCAACATCTCCGTAACTTCATGTAGCATTATTGCTCGGCTAATCAGCATCCTTGGCTCCACTTGAGCCCTTCATAGACGTCTCTCTCGAAGAATCCTGCATAGGTGTCTGAACCATGTCTCCCTCAAGATCTTCTAAATCATCATACACAGTTGCGTCTCTAATACTGATCTCACTATCATCTGTCTCAACCTCAGATTCAACAACTGCATCCTCTCTAATAAAATCTTTAGGCATAGAAGCCAGGGAAATCTCTGAACTAGTAGGAACATCTACACTTGGGACCTCAAAAATCTCAATTGTGCATAACAACATCGACAGCTATGTGGAATTCAAATATTCCACATCTCTCCTCAATCCAGAAACATCGACTTTCAAGGCCGTCACAATAGCAGGATCACCCAACCTTGCTCACAAGTCTCTATCCTAACAACCAGGTCATCTAGTGCAAGTCGGTGGCCATCAATCATCTCCCTATTCTCTCTCATCTTAACCATAATATGGTCCAAGACAGCAACACTCGCCCACTCTATCATCCCAAGCACAACGACCTCAATCCGTGAGGCACACACATCACCAGATTGAGTAAGATGACCCATTTTGTATAGCATAGCCTGGTGATAGGGAGTCGGGAGGCACTTGCAGCAACATCAACACTAGGCGGGGGTACATTAAATGAACTATGAGGTGAAAAACTAGAGGGGACAGATGTACGTGTAGGCTCACTGGCCTAAGAAGGGAGTATTGCCTCAGTAGGAAAcatatcaacatcaactaatAGGGACATATCCATTTGTGCATTTTTACTCCTATAGGCCTCATCCCGCATGTACTCGGCCTCGATACTTGAGATGTCAATAGAGGAAGTAGGGGTCACTTTCACTTCCCTATTCTCATTCATCAGGACACGGCCCACTTGTACAGCTTGGTGATCAACACCGAAAAGGGAAGGGAGGTATAACTCTGCTTGGTCCTCATGACCATATCTAGCTCAATGAGTAGACCCAAATTAAGCTTCTCCGTATCCATGATACTACCCAGACGTGCCGTCTTCATATGCTGGAGGATCGATTTATTCTGCGAAGGCATAATGGTGCTGCTGATGAACCCAAAACAATACGTGGCAACCACATTTAGGTCCTTCTTCTCAATAGGCACACCTCCTCAATCAACCTTGGGGTCACATCACAGATCAAGGGTGCTAAAGAACCTTTTAAATAATCTAAGGTCTTCTTCTAGATCCTATCAATGTAGTAGTGCATGAAGTTCATTGTGATCCTAAGTGTCTCATTTATATCCAAACTATTGTACTTCACCTTTATCCCCTGAACCATTACATGATATACCCATTTAAAGGCGTTGTCCTTCTTTTTCAACGTCATTACCAACTTCCCATAAGCAGAATACAACTCCCATACCCAAGTCGGAATGTAATGGTGTAACATCCCAAGAAAATTTTCGAACTAAGACTAGAATTATTCTTCGTAGTGAGTGAAATTTTATCgaggaatataatattttgtaagTTTTAAGGTCACAAGATATAGCAACTTTAGTTCCAAGAAGAACCAAAGAGAAAAGCTATCAAGTCATTCCtagttcttttaaattttaggtcaacttcaaacaaccataaatCCTAGCACAAAATGAGTTAGGTGATCTACATGATGGAAATTAAAATCTACCAAGTCCTCTTTCTAACTCCACCGAGTTTGCTAAGTTTCAAGTTCAGATGATTGAGATATTCCCTTTTGAAGTTAGACTATCCAAATAGGGAAAGTTACCCAAAATagtaaggggtattttggtcgtTTCCAAATCGAataagatttaattcatttttagtaagttttataatcctaatctacacctagggttttagttaagagttcaagaagagtaaagtagagaaaagaagagaaaaagaaaaggatcaAGCTGTTCGTTGAATTTATTGATTTCTCTAGTGGATTTTCACCATGGGTTTGATCCATAACAGATATATAAGCTTCCATAGcattgggtttgttcacccacatgCCAATCATGTTAATTTCAATGTTAAAATCGTTTTAGAAAGATGAATTTTTGATATTCATGAATTGTGCTCTTGGAATTGATTTTCGTCTTGAGTTAAGATGAAATTGATGAGTTCTTAAGGATATTGAGTCAATTTTAGAGTTATTTTTAGTACGATTCTTAAGTAAAAGTGTTGCGTATCTGAATCtaaagaaaaattgagaaaaagaatcaaattcGGGTGAATTAGGGTTAGAAAACGAGGATGAAAAAGTAAGACAAACATGTACCACGTCGGCGTCACAAACCTGTTCCTTCAGTgtaaatattttctctttgcATCACGGAGAGGCCCAGACTCCATTGTTTCACAATATATTTCTAGTAAACATTTTAATTCATCTCTGCGTCGCGAACTTGCTCCCCAGACAATGTCTTTCAACCGTTTCTCGTGTTTAACTATCTAAAAATACTCCTAAACATCACGAGATCTTTCGTAACACAAATTATAACCTTGAGttcgaaattaaaatttaaggtAGAGTTAAGAGTTATGTCTCTAGAGTTCCTTGGAACATTTTGAGGAAGTCCATTAGagtccttttgaggagtctttTACTAATTCaaataacttgtttcaagactcgagCTAGTGAGTGTGAGAGTGAGGataatgtattcatgagtctacttTATCATCACAAGATCTCTCATATGATGAACCATAACTCctaaattcataattcacattcaagagagagttaagagtagagtttaAGGAAGCCtttaagttcaattgtgaatcctttgagatccATCATCAATTTGAGTTAACTTTTGAGTAAGTATGACAATGAGAAGAGTCATATACATGGGTTCCTTATTGATATTTTGGCCATTGAGCagtcgttcatgcccataacttcTACATGAACTCCATAAGTAGAGTAACTTTGAGAGGAGTAGgagaaaatgacataaatagtGGTCCCTTAACTATACACTTAACAAATTTAGTTCTTTAACTATTCAAAAACTTATCATCTGTAATCCTTTAACTATATACTTATCGGTTTTAGTCCTTTAGCTATAAACTTACCAATTTTAGTGCCTTAAGTATTCAAAATCTTATCAGGTTTGGTCTTTGtccaatatttaatataaataacttaggtttatattaattgaaatcTTTGTGAAATTAAATCTTTAAAGTTGTTTCACTATCCCCGTCATTTTTTCTTCAAACTGCATCATGAAAAGAATGATAAAGTCGACaattcaaagtaaaattaaCGATGAAAGAAGATATAAGtcctaaatttatttaatggattataaaattaagcatataattatttttaatgtcttGAATCCGCACTTGAATATGTTAATCAATgaagattttatttaatttactcaaatttctttatgtaaaataaaatgaatagtgTAACACTCTAAAAGTccatgacttagtctagagATTCACTAGGTGAATTAAGACTTGAAACACTatttctaagcctaaaataatgtattgaaactaataggaagtgttagagtcaaaacatcaagaaacgaTCATGACGTCCGGAGAATTGTGAAATGTGAGCTAGTGTGCCGTGGCATTTTTCAAGGGGTCCTAAGAATAAGAGTTTATTCAAATTTGGTAA
This window encodes:
- the LOC107013293 gene encoding uncharacterized protein LOC107013293, yielding MGHLTQSGDVCASRIEVVVLGMIEWASVAVLDHIMVKMRENREMIDGHRLALDDLVVRIETCEQDVPTSSEISLASMPKDFIREDAVVESEVETDDSEISIRDATVYDDLEDLEGDMVQTPMQDSSRETSMKGSSGAKDAD